One Microbacterium esteraromaticum genomic window carries:
- a CDS encoding enoyl-CoA hydratase/isomerase family protein — protein MAEALRIEARDDRTLVTLDRPAVRNAIDQAMVDELHAVCAELETSPRVLIITGAEGVFASGADIRQLRDRTADDARRGINSSVFRRIRELPMPVIAAVDGYALGGGAELAYAADIRIGTPRVRMGNPETGLGIIAAAGATWRLPEIVGHARASELLLTGRTLDAEEALAWGLLSSLHEPDELIGAAHALADRICTNGARATELTKRALLAPAGQHPAIELELQAELFESDEKHRRMTAFLERRAQRADASKQTEAPKQPEPSKKPEGESR, from the coding sequence ATGGCTGAGGCTCTTCGGATCGAGGCGCGCGACGACCGGACCCTCGTGACGCTCGACCGCCCGGCCGTGCGCAACGCGATCGACCAGGCGATGGTCGACGAGCTGCATGCCGTGTGCGCCGAGCTCGAGACCAGTCCGCGCGTGCTCATCATCACCGGCGCGGAGGGTGTCTTCGCCTCGGGCGCCGACATCCGTCAGCTGCGCGATCGCACCGCCGATGATGCCCGCCGAGGCATCAACTCGAGTGTGTTCCGCCGGATCCGCGAGCTGCCGATGCCGGTGATCGCGGCCGTCGACGGATACGCGCTGGGCGGCGGCGCAGAGCTCGCCTACGCCGCCGACATCCGGATCGGCACGCCCCGGGTGCGCATGGGCAACCCCGAGACGGGCCTCGGCATCATCGCCGCAGCCGGCGCGACCTGGCGACTGCCCGAGATCGTCGGTCACGCGCGCGCGAGCGAGCTGCTGCTGACCGGTCGCACCCTCGATGCCGAGGAGGCGCTCGCCTGGGGGCTGCTGTCGTCGCTGCACGAACCGGACGAGCTGATCGGCGCCGCGCATGCCCTCGCCGACCGCATCTGCACGAACGGCGCGCGAGCGACCGAGCTCACCAAGCGCGCCCTGCTCGCGCCGGCGGGCCAGCACCCGGCGATCGAGCTCGAGCTGCAGGCCGAGCTGTTCGAGAGCGATGAGAAGCACCGGCGCATGACCGCGTTCCTCGAGCGCCGAGCGCAGCGCGCCGACGCATCGAAGCAGACCGAGGCACCGAAGCAGCCCGAGCCATCGAAGAAGCCCGAAGGAGAGAGTCGATGA